The Tamandua tetradactyla isolate mTamTet1 chromosome 5, mTamTet1.pri, whole genome shotgun sequence genome window below encodes:
- the KCNK5 gene encoding potassium channel subfamily K member 5 isoform X2, which translates to MAVCCQVVSDAAGQGVAITGNQTFNNWNWPNAVIFAATVITTIGYGNVAPKTPAGRLFCIFYGLFGVPLCLTWISALGKFFGGRAKRLGQFLTKRGVSLRKAQITCTAIFIVWGVLVHLVIPPFVFMVTEEWDYIEGLYYSFITISTIGFGDFVAGVNPNANYHALYRYFVELWIYLGLAWLSLFVNWKVSMFVEVHKAIKKRRRRRKESFESSPHSKKALQLAGSAAPKDINIFSFLSKKEESYNDLIKQIGKKAMKTSGGGERVPGPGPGPEGGGLPAGPASLAPLVVYSKNRVPSLEEVSQTLRTKGHVLRPAGEEAGAEAPADGSRSPEVFTNQLDRISEEGEPWDAQDYHPLILQTAPITFGNEEAGLSDEETSKSSLEDNLAGEVRPQEGAGTEAPLNLGEFPSSDESTFTSTESELSVPYEQLMNEYNRANSPKST; encoded by the exons GTAGTATCTGATGCTGCAGGACAGGGAGTGGCCATAACAGGGAACCAGACCTTCAACAACTGGAACTGGCCTAATGCAGTCATTTTTGCAGCCACAGTCATCACCACCATTG GCTATGGCAATGTGGCTCCCAAGACCCCTGCTGGGCGGCTCTTCTGCATCTTTTATGGTCTCTTCGGGGTGCCACTCTGCCTGACTTGGATCAGTGCCCTGGGCAAGTTCTTCGGGGGACGTGCCAAGAGGCTGGGCCAATTCCTTACCAAGAGAGGAGTGAGCCTG CGGAAGGCGCAGATCACATGCACGGCCATCTTCATCGTGTGGGGCGTCCTGGTCCACCTGGTGATCCCGCCCTTTGTCTTCATGGTGACCGAGGAGTGGGACTACATCGAGGGCCTCTACTACTCCTTTATCACCATCTCCACCATCGGCTTCGGGGACTTTGTGGCTG GTGTGAATCCCAACGCCAACTACCATGCCCTGTACCGCTACTTTGTGGAGCTCTGGATCTACCTGGGGCTGGCCTGGCTGTCCCTCTTTGTCAACTGGAAGGTGAGCATGTTTGTGGAAGTCCACAAAGCCATCAAgaagcggcggcggcggcggaagGAGTCCTTTGAGAGCTCCCCACACTCCAAAAAGGCCCTGCAGCTGGCGGGGAGCGCAGCCCCCAAGGACATCAACATCTTCAGCTTTCTGTCCAAGAAGGAGGAGAGCTACAACGACCTCATCAAGCAGATTGGGAAGAAGGCCATGAAGacgagtgggggtggggagagggtccCAGGACCTGGCCCTGGGCCCGAAGGGGGTGGGCTGCCGGCCGGCCCCGCCTCCCTGGCCCCCCTGGTGGTCTACTCCAAGAACCGGGTGCCTAGCCTGGAAGAGGTGTCACAGACACTGAGGACCAAAGGCCACGTGTTGAGGCCCGCGGGTGAGGAGGCTGGGGCCGAGGCCCCTGCAGATGGCTCCCGCAGCCCCGAGGTGTTCACTAACCAGCTGGACCGCATCAGCGAGGAGGGCGAGCCGTGGGACGCCCAGGACTACCACCCGCTCATCCTCCAGACTGCCCCCATCACCTTTGGGAACGAGGAGGCTGGGCTCTCGGACGAAGAGACCTCCAAGTCCTCCCTGGAAGACAACCTGGCTGGGGAAGTGAGGCCCCAGGAGGGGGCCGGGACAGAGGCACCCCTGAACCTGGGTGAATTCCCCTCCTCAGACGAGTCCACCTTCACCAGCACCGAGTCGGAGCTCTCTGTGCCTTATGAACAGCTCATGAACGAGTACAATAGGGCCAACAGCCCCAAGAGCACGTGA